Genomic DNA from Halomonas sp. BDJS001:
TATTCAACGCGAAGGCGTGGCGAGTCCGGCTGATGTCATGATGACCGTCGACGCAGGCCGACTATGGCGTGCGGAAGATGAAGGCATTTTCCAAAACGTCGAGTCTGACGTCCTTAACGAACGCCTGCCCGAATCCATGCGCCACCCAGATGGCCAATGGTTTGGCTTTAGTCAGCGCGCCCGGGTTATTTTCTACAACCGCGAAAACTTCGACCCAAGCCAGATCACAAGCTATGAAGACCTGGCCGATCCCCAGTTCGAAGGCAAGGTATGCATCCGCTCTTCCAACAACATTTACAACCAGTCACTGCTGGCCGCAATGATTGAGCACCATGGCGAAGAGGGTGCCGAAGAGTGGGCCCAGGGCGTTGTCAATAACATGGCGCGGGATCCGGAAGGCGGCGATACCGACCAGATTCTTGGCGTTGCCAGCGGCGAGTGTGACATCGCCGTGGCCAATCACTACTACTATGTTCGCCTGCTGAAATCTGACGACGACGCCGATCGCGAAGCCGCGCGTAAAGTGGGTCTTATCTTCCCCAATCAGGATGACCGCGGCACCCACGTCAACGTTGGCGGCGCCGGTGTCGTAGAAGGCGCACCTAACCGCGATAACGCCGTGCGCTTCCTTGAATACCTGGCCTCAGACACTGCCCAGGAAATCTTTGCCTCCGGCAACAACGAGTTCCCAGTGGTTGAAGGCATCAAGAAAGATCCGGTGCTCGAATCCTGGGGCAACTTCAAAACGGATGACGTGAATATCAGCGTGCTGGGGGAAAACAACCCAGAAGCAATCCGCATTTTTGATCGCGTCGGCTGGCGTTAAGCCCCTGCCCTAACCATAGTAGTTAGCCTAACCCCACAGCCACACCGGCTGCGGGGTTTTCGTTGAAGGGAGACGTGCCTAGTGCGCCTCATCCCAATTGGCGCCGCTCTCGGCTTCCACAATCAGCGGTACTTTCAGCTCTGCCGCGCCCTGCATGCGCTTTTGCACCTGCTCGATAAAGGCCTCGACCTGCTTCTCGGCGACTTCAAACACCAGTTCATCGTGCACCTGCATGACCATCAGCGCATCGAACTCGCCTTCCGCTAACCACGCATCCACATCGATCATCGCCTGCTTGATAATATCGGCGGCAGTGCCCTGCATCGGCGCGTTAATCGCGGTGCGCTCGGCGCCTTGGCGGCGGTTGCGGTTTTGCGACTGAATTTCCGGC
This window encodes:
- a CDS encoding Fe(3+) ABC transporter substrate-binding protein, which translates into the protein MKTIRFVAPMAAMMVGATFAGQALADELNLYSARHYDSDERLYDAFTEETGIEVNILEGDSDQLIERIQREGVASPADVMMTVDAGRLWRAEDEGIFQNVESDVLNERLPESMRHPDGQWFGFSQRARVIFYNRENFDPSQITSYEDLADPQFEGKVCIRSSNNIYNQSLLAAMIEHHGEEGAEEWAQGVVNNMARDPEGGDTDQILGVASGECDIAVANHYYYVRLLKSDDDADREAARKVGLIFPNQDDRGTHVNVGGAGVVEGAPNRDNAVRFLEYLASDTAQEIFASGNNEFPVVEGIKKDPVLESWGNFKTDDVNISVLGENNPEAIRIFDRVGWR